A section of the Gemmatimonadales bacterium genome encodes:
- the mug gene encoding G/U mismatch-specific DNA glycosylase: MRSGIGQGRRPSRAEVAAAANRTVPDLIAPGLAVLFCGINPGLYSGATGHHFARPGNRFWPALHASGFTDRVLQPWEERRLLERALGITNLVARATATAAELSPHELRAGRARLARKVRRYRPACVSVLGIGAYRSAFGRAGAVVGRQPESLGPAALWVLPNPSGLNANHQLADLAEAFGALRRFVTRRR; encoded by the coding sequence GTGCGGTCCGGCATCGGTCAGGGCAGGCGGCCGAGCCGGGCGGAGGTCGCGGCCGCCGCCAATCGAACGGTGCCGGATCTCATTGCCCCGGGACTCGCCGTGCTCTTCTGCGGAATCAACCCGGGGCTTTACTCCGGCGCGACGGGTCACCACTTCGCCCGGCCGGGGAACCGGTTCTGGCCGGCGCTGCATGCGAGCGGCTTCACCGATCGCGTGCTCCAGCCGTGGGAGGAGCGCCGCCTGCTCGAGCGCGCCCTCGGCATCACCAATCTCGTCGCCCGCGCCACGGCTACTGCCGCCGAGCTGAGTCCGCACGAGCTGCGCGCCGGCCGCGCGCGGCTGGCGCGCAAGGTGCGCCGCTATCGGCCGGCGTGCGTGTCCGTCCTGGGCATCGGCGCCTATCGCTCCGCGTTCGGCCGGGCCGGCGCGGTGGTGGGCCGGCAGCCCGAGTCGCTGGGCCCGGCGGCTCTCTGGGTGCTGCCCAATCCCAGCGGACTGAATGCGAACCACCAGCTCGCCGATCTGGCGGAGGCGTTCGGAGCGCTGCGACGCTTCGTGACGCGGCGCCGCTGA